The following nucleotide sequence is from Acinonyx jubatus isolate Ajub_Pintada_27869175 chromosome E3, VMU_Ajub_asm_v1.0, whole genome shotgun sequence.
CACAGGACACAAAGAACAACTTCATGTTTCTAACAGTCACTTCAACGTTCTAAGATCTGTTATCGAAGTACTACGTAAAGGCTCAAAACTTAACCCAGACAAAGTCCAAAAAGGACTAAGCCACTGAAGAAACTGGCAAATCCCGGACCACTCTCCATTACAGTTagtcaaaaagaaggaaacaagatgGCTGCTGGGGCCCACAAGATGGCTCCTAGAGGTGTAAGAAGCCACCTCTCCACCACCCTCCAACAAAGCACAGAGAATCTATAATCTATACCAGTGGTACCTGAACCTGGCAGCGCAAGATGATCAAAGGAGTAGAcagtttcaaaatacaaaaaatgcgTAATTGGGGACACTGCTCTAACCAGGGATGTGTATTTCTAAGTCTCCTGTGTAACTCTGCACAACCAGTTTAGGAAGCACTGACCTGCAGGACTAAAAGCAGGAACTGAAGACTCTTACCTGATACAACCATCAAAGGTGCCTGGTTTGAAGGGAATGCCCTGGCCCATGTCCCCCAGAAGCAAGTCTCCCTCAGTGTCTCGGTCCAAGGCCGCATCTACATTGGACGATAATACGTCAGGAAAACAGACGACGCGTAGCTGCTCCGTACTCATGAAGCGTAGTCTGCTCCAATGCTAAGTAGCACATACTTACCCAGCATGGCAGGGCTGATGTCGATGCCCACCCAATAGTGCCCCTCATCCGAGAGATAATCTCCACTCAGCCCAGAACCACATCTGGAAGACACAATAAAAACAGGAACTCAATAGTGTGAGCAGGAAAGACACTCCTCCACCTGGACAAGCTGAACTAGGCCCCAGGATCTCACCCAATATCCAACAGGTAACAGGGCTGACCCTCGGGCAGACAAAGGAGCTCCAATGCGCGCCCAGCCATCTTGGTCTGGACATCAATCATCCGTGAGCTGGGAAGGCAGAAAACACAAGTAATAAAGGAGTTCTGGGCTAAAACATTGCTcagagcaaaagaagagaaagagaacaaggcaCAATCACCCTGAGGTACCGTCCCAGTCACCATACCCAACTACACCTATTTAAGAGCGACCCCCAAAGTCCATGTAATACAGCAACAAGTTATTTTGCGACACAAATTACAACTTTGCCAGCTGCAAAACTGATGTGAAGGGAATAAATCGCTTAGCTAATGACTAACTATTGCCTATTTTCAACTCCGTGTGGTTCTGATATGTTTATTACTTAAAAACACGTTTTCTGGAAAAATTACCCACCATAGTTACTCTCCTGTATAAAGCTCAACAAGGTACCACAAAAATCCATAGCAGTTGCTACCCAtgagaaatataatgcaagccacgtGGGACTTTCTTATGCcatgattaaaatgaaatactaaaattaaCTGTAATAGTTTACCCAACCCAATAATCCTGGTAATATATCTTAACCCGATATGCTCCAAATAGCATTTCAACACATCATCAACAGTCAAtaggcaaaatgttaacattttcttcaCAGTAAGTCATTCCGACCAAACATTACTTCAAGAGAATACTGCCTCTTAACAAAACGGATCTTTGGTGTTCTCTGCCTTTCCCAAGATCAAGAGGAAGAATCGCACTGAATTCTGCAGCTGGGAAAAAAGCTTATGTTGCTACATAATGACAACCGGATCAGAGATTTCTGCTGGCCTTGGTCTTGGACTCTAATTTGAATGGAAAAGTGGAGAACAGTTATCTCTAGAGTAGTGGTATCAGAGAGAGAGCTGGCTTGGAAGTCCCTGTTCTAGCCTTCACCTGTTAAATGACTCTATGGTTAACACAAGTTAACTCCCCCCCTGAAATTCAGATTCTACACCACTTGTCATAAGACCTTAATGATAATGCAAACAGGGGCACACAGCATTCTGGGAATACTAATTCCTCCCCCTCAACAGCAGTGACGCCCCTACACGTATCCACCGCCCCTGCCGATTTTACCGCATGCTTCAAACAAGCTGTCACATGAAACTTTGAGAACCCACTAGAGAAAGTACGCATGATTCACCTCCATTTTAATGCTAAGTTCACCGAGGCCCAGAGGGTTCCGAGATTTACTCAAAAGTTGACTTTCCCACCGTAAAAAATAGGATCAATCTGGGTCCCTTCCTTCCCCAACACCCCAAACTCTTGCGTGCTTTCCAAGTAGCGCCAGCTACCAGGGTAACTTGCCGGCCCCCGAACCCCGACGCCGCGCAACATCTAGGCTCCCCTTACTTGCGCACGTATTTCCGGGCTTCATTCTTGTCATAAAACTgcgggaaagaaaaagagaagggtaGTATAGAAGGAATCAAGACGCGAGAGCCTTAAATGGAGGAGAGAAGAACGCGCGCGAGCCGCAAGCCTCACCAGCTCCGGGGGCCCGCCGTGCTCCGGTCTCTTCCCACGGAACGCCATCCTCACGCCTCAGCCGCGAGACTCACGCTAGTGTTCCGGGAACCCGGCTTTTATGTCTTCGGCCCCGCTCCCGCCCAAAAATACGCATGCTCCACCTTTCTCCCCGCCTCCCTTTTTACTCGATTGGCTAGAGGGCCGACGCGCTGCGAACAACGCGCGCTTCCCATTGGCCAGTTAGTCTCGCACCGCCCGCATGGCCCGTTCAAGATGGCAACCAAGCGCGATCTGAGGTGGCCACGGCGGTTGCTGTGGGGGTTGTGGCTGGCCCGGGGCGCTCCACAGAGCCCGGGTTCCGGCCTGAGCCTAGAAGGGAGGACTTATTCCCAGGGCGACGGCCCATACTCGCGCACGGCGCTCTATGAACTGCTCGGCGTGCCCACCACAGCCACGCAGGCGCAAATCAAGGCGGCCTACTACCGGCAGAGCTTCCTCTACCACCCGGACCGCAACTCGGGGAGCGCCGAGGCTGCCGAGCGCTTCACGCGCATCTCCCAGGCCTACGTGGTGCTGGGCAGTGCCACGCTGCGTCGCAAGTATGACCGCGGCCTGCTCAGCGACGAGGACCTGCGCGGACCTGGCGTGCGGCCCCCCAAGGCGCCGGTCCGCGACACCGgctcgccccgccccccgccccctgcgtCTCAGGCCCACGGCCGCGGTCAGGCCACCGCGGGCGGCAACCGCACCATGTTCGACTTTGACGCCTTCTACCAAGCTCACTACGGAGAACAGCTGGAGCGTGAACGGCGCCTCAGGGCCCGGCGAGAGGCCCTACGCAAACAGCAGGAGGACCGGGCCAAGAAGGGCTTCCACTGGGACGATACCCGAGACGCGACCTTTGTCTTCCTTCTCCTCACGGTCTTCATCATCATGGGCTTTcgtttttaaaaggagagaggaagaaagggagcagCCCCCCGCCAGCCCCGAGAAAATGGCCTTTCCGGTGTTCTTGAACCCTTTGCCTTCCATAGTCTACCTCTGCGGGGGTCCGGAGAAACTGCTCTCCCCCTCCTGTTCCCCGCCCGCCCAGCTTAGCCGTTCACGTACGCTTCCCTCCCCTACGGTCCAGAAAAGAAGGCTTCTCGATGCCCAAGAAAGAGGCCCCAAGAAGAAGAGTCCCAAAAGCCCGAGAGTGAAGGGTTTTCTGGAGTCCCTTGGGTGCCTGCTTCCAGAGGTTGCCTTCCTGATGTCAGCTTCTGGAACACTTGCTCGGGCTTTATTGTAAAGCTCTGAGCAACAGTTGTCTGCTCCTGCCCCGCGCTTGTACCGTGGGGCTCCTGTGTAACCTTGAACCGTGCAATGTGACCAATTGTTGGCTGCCAAAAGAAAAATTGTGGGGTTGTACGAACCTTGTCTTTCTGTGAGTTCCCCAGCCACAGGTGAGACCTGACGTAAGACTGTGATCTTTGGAAACCTTGCCATTCTTGTATGATCAGCCCCAGACCCCACTCCCTTTTCTGTTGATGGCatgtgggagtgggggagcaAGGTCATGGAGCATAAGGAATTGAGTGTTCCTGTGCCCACACTTATCTAATGTGTATGACCTTGGAGAAATTACTCTGTGGGCATGACAGCAGAGGAACAAATCATTTGCTCTCTTGAGGCCTGTCACACTTTATTATCTACAGTTCTAATGGGCTCATTGATTAAAACATGATGTGATAGAGTTAGGTTTATCCTTGGGACAGTCAGTATGCCTGTCTCTTGGTCATTCCTTTGCCAGCCAGCCCCATTGCTAACTGTGCAGCCCATCCCCTCCCAGAGATAGAGCGGCCAGCTGGGACGCTGAGTCGCTTGAATGTGGCCTGCCCTCTTGTTTAGCCCCACAAGCCAAGTCCTTGAAACCTGGCTGCTTGAGTTTAGGGTATATGGTAGTACAAGGGACAAGAGGCTTGTGGTGGAAACAAATTTCTTTATTCAGAGCTGGCTGaggctttctctctgtccctctctctctctctctgttttgttttgtttttttaatatttattttaagagcacatgtgtgagccggggagaggggcagagagagagggagagaaaatcttaagcaggctccatgttcagcccggagcccaatgtggggctccatcccaggactgtgaaatcatgatcttagccaaagtcaggagtcagacggttaacccactgagccacccaggcactcctctctctctttctaagcaGTTGGTCATCGCTTGGCAAGAGCTGTAGAAGTCAGGCTGTCAACTCTGAGTCCCTGCGCGTGGTACATGTATTGGCTGTAAGATTTTAGGTGCTTAAGCATTAATGCATGGGGCCTAAGTGTAAAGCTGCGAGCTGGGGAAGCCTTTACAAGAGAGATCTACCACAAGGGTGAGGACAGAAGTGAGCGTAGGTTCTAAACAAAGCCAGAGGTGCTTGGGTATATGAGTAAGAAATCCTGCATTCAGTCTTTCATGTGAAATCCTTGTAATTAGGATAAGCCCACAGCTAGTTCAAACTGGTGTCTTGGAAACCATTTGATTCCCTCCAGCCTTGGAGGTCAGGGGCTGCAGTGACTGTACGATTCAGTGGTAAGGAtttgagcctgcttggattcAGGCTTGGTGAGCTCAGCTAGCCttggtttggggggaggggtgtatgTACTTTTGAAAAgaacatttaatgttattatgTTTCATATTTGGAAAACAAGTTCTTTTCGAAATCCAAACAACAAGTAGTGTTAAGCTTAGCAAAATGCACAGAAACTAGTGATTCTCAGCCAAGCTGTTGGCATTATTTGGGGCAAGGTTCTA
It contains:
- the DNAJC30 gene encoding dnaJ homolog subfamily C member 30, mitochondrial, with product MATKRDLRWPRRLLWGLWLARGAPQSPGSGLSLEGRTYSQGDGPYSRTALYELLGVPTTATQAQIKAAYYRQSFLYHPDRNSGSAEAAERFTRISQAYVVLGSATLRRKYDRGLLSDEDLRGPGVRPPKAPVRDTGSPRPPPPASQAHGRGQATAGGNRTMFDFDAFYQAHYGEQLERERRLRARREALRKQQEDRAKKGFHWDDTRDATFVFLLLTVFIIMGFRF